The following proteins come from a genomic window of Ignavibacteria bacterium:
- a CDS encoding helix-turn-helix domain-containing protein encodes STLEAICKTLNCQPGDILEYVPDSTKSD; translated from the coding sequence TTTCAACGCTGGAAGCAATCTGTAAGACTCTTAACTGTCAGCCTGGAGATATACTGGAATATGTTCCGGATTCAACTAAATCAGACTAG